Proteins found in one Orcinus orca chromosome 11, mOrcOrc1.1, whole genome shotgun sequence genomic segment:
- the BIN2 gene encoding bridging integrator 2 isoform X1 codes for MAEGRASGAAGLFAKQVQKKFSRAQEKVLQKLGKTVETKDERFEQNANNFYQQQAEGHKLYKDLKNFLSAVKVMHESSKRVSETLQEIYSSKWDGHEELKAIVANNDLLWEDYEEKLADQALRTMENYVAQFSEIKERIAKRGRKLVDYDSARHHLEAVQNAKKKDEAKTAKAEEEFNKAQVVFEDLNQELLEELPVLYNSRIGCYVTIFQNISNLRDVFYREMSKLNHNLYEVMSKLEKQHSDKVFVVKGLSSSRRSLVISPPVRTSTVSSPLTSPTSPSALSLKSEKDSTSASEEELASDPAQGEDNSEIKKEPLTDKEIEEEAEASSSEEEEPLLAFNGPSQPQPSPTAEGGESQEEILPCSPAPSPGRALIPSEQAAPFPEVVLRTRTSSEGSEQPKRASMQRASAPPGRPPPPRATPSPRSSLGNMPSSPPASEPSSPTSPRASLGAETPSPRASLEASPDPQPPEKPARTPEVGEKENTDNLNPEELRTAPALMICQNQGLQLHVSAVPEESSVIAPEPQEEVSTIQNAQL; via the exons GCGGAAGGCCACAAGCTATACAAGGACCTGAAGAACTTCCTCAGTGCAGTCAAAG TGATGCATGAAAGTTCAAAGAGAGTGTCAGAAACCCTGCAGGAGATCTACAGCAGCAAGTGGGATGGTCATGAGGAGCTGAAGGCCATCGTAGCG AATAATGATCTCCTTTGGGAAGACTATGAAGAGAAACTAGCTGACCAGGCTTTGAGGACCATGGAAAACTATGTAGCCCAATTCAGCGAGATTAAG GAAAGAATTGCCAAACGGGGCCGGAAACTCGTGGACTATGACAGTGCCCGACACCACCTGGAGGCAGTACAGAATGCCAAGAAGAAAGATGAGGCCAAGACTGCCAAG GCAGAGGAAGAGTTCAACAAAGCCCAGGTTGTATTTGAAGATCTGAACCAGGAACTACTAGAGGAGCTGCCTGTTCTTTATAATAG TCGTATTGGCTGTTATGTGACCATCTTCCAAAACATTTCCAACTTGAGAGACGTCTTCTACAGGGAAATGAGCAAG CTGAACCACAACCTGTACGAGGTGATGAGCAAACTGGAGAAGCAACATTCCGACAAAGTCTTTGTGGTGAAGGGACTCTCAAG CAGCAGACGCTCTCTAGTCATCTCTCCCCCAGTTCGAACATCTACAGTCTCCAGCCCTCTTACCTCACCTACCAGTCCCTCTGCGCTTTCCTTGAAGAGTGAGAAGGACTCCACCTCAGCAAGTGAGGAAGAGCTGGCATCTGATCCAGCCCAGGGAGAAGACAACTCCGAGATTAAAAAAGAGCCCTTAACAGACAAGGAAATAGAGGAGGAGGCTGAAGCAAGCTCCTCTGAGGAGGAAGAGCCTCTGCTAGCTTTCAacggcccctcccagccccagccctcacCCACCGCTGAGGGTGGAGAGTCCCAGGAGGAAATTCTCCCTTGCTCCCCAGCTCCATCACCAGGCAGAGCTCTGATCCCTTCAGAGCAGGCCGCACCTTTCCCAGAAGTAGTCCTCCGAACCCGCACCTCAAGCGAAGGATCTGAACAGCCAAAGAGAGCCTCTATGCAGAGGGCCTCAGCACCGCCCGGTAGGCCTCCTCCACCCAGAgccactcccagccccaggtCCTCCTTAGGGAACATGCCCTCCAGCCCTCCAGCCTCTGAACCGAGTTCACCCACCAGCCCTAGGGCCTCCTTGGGGGCTGAGACTCCAAGTCCTAGGGCCTCCTTAGAGGCCTCTCCTGATCCACAGCCACCAGAGAAGCCAGCAAGAACTCCTGAGGTcggagagaaggaaaacaccgaTAATCTGAACCCAGAAGAGCTTCGTACTGCCCCAGCCTTGATGATCTGTCAG AACCAAGGTCTTCAGCTTCATGTCTCTGCGGTTCCAGAAGAGAGCAGCGTCATAGCACCCGAGCCTCAAGAAGAG GTGTCTACCATTCAAAATGCACAACTCTGA
- the BIN2 gene encoding bridging integrator 2 isoform X2, which yields MAEGRASGAAGLFAKQVQKKFSRAQEKVLQKLGKTVETKDERFEQNANNFYQQQAEGHKLYKDLKNFLSAVKVMHESSKRVSETLQEIYSSKWDGHEELKAIVANNDLLWEDYEEKLADQALRTMENYVAQFSEIKERIAKRGRKLVDYDSARHHLEAVQNAKKKDEAKTAKAEEEFNKAQVVFEDLNQELLEELPVLYNSRIGCYVTIFQNISNLRDVFYREMSKLNHNLYEVMSKLEKQHSDKVFVVKGLSSSSRRSLVISPPVRTSTVSSPLTSPTSPSALSLKSEKDSTSASEEELASDPAQGEDNSEIKKEPLTDKEIEEEAEASSSEEEEPLLAFNGPSQPQPSPTAEGGESQEEILPCSPAPSPGRALIPSEQAAPFPEVVLRTRTSSEGSEQPKRASMQRASAPPGRPPPPRATPSPRSSLGNMPSSPPASEPSSPTSPRASLGAETPSPRASLEASPDPQPPEKPARTPEVGEKENTDNLNPEELRTAPALMICQNQGLQLHVSAVPEESSVIAPEPQEEVSTIQNAQL from the exons GCGGAAGGCCACAAGCTATACAAGGACCTGAAGAACTTCCTCAGTGCAGTCAAAG TGATGCATGAAAGTTCAAAGAGAGTGTCAGAAACCCTGCAGGAGATCTACAGCAGCAAGTGGGATGGTCATGAGGAGCTGAAGGCCATCGTAGCG AATAATGATCTCCTTTGGGAAGACTATGAAGAGAAACTAGCTGACCAGGCTTTGAGGACCATGGAAAACTATGTAGCCCAATTCAGCGAGATTAAG GAAAGAATTGCCAAACGGGGCCGGAAACTCGTGGACTATGACAGTGCCCGACACCACCTGGAGGCAGTACAGAATGCCAAGAAGAAAGATGAGGCCAAGACTGCCAAG GCAGAGGAAGAGTTCAACAAAGCCCAGGTTGTATTTGAAGATCTGAACCAGGAACTACTAGAGGAGCTGCCTGTTCTTTATAATAG TCGTATTGGCTGTTATGTGACCATCTTCCAAAACATTTCCAACTTGAGAGACGTCTTCTACAGGGAAATGAGCAAG CTGAACCACAACCTGTACGAGGTGATGAGCAAACTGGAGAAGCAACATTCCGACAAAGTCTTTGTGGTGAAGGGACTCTCAAG CAGCAGCAGACGCTCTCTAGTCATCTCTCCCCCAGTTCGAACATCTACAGTCTCCAGCCCTCTTACCTCACCTACCAGTCCCTCTGCGCTTTCCTTGAAGAGTGAGAAGGACTCCACCTCAGCAAGTGAGGAAGAGCTGGCATCTGATCCAGCCCAGGGAGAAGACAACTCCGAGATTAAAAAAGAGCCCTTAACAGACAAGGAAATAGAGGAGGAGGCTGAAGCAAGCTCCTCTGAGGAGGAAGAGCCTCTGCTAGCTTTCAacggcccctcccagccccagccctcacCCACCGCTGAGGGTGGAGAGTCCCAGGAGGAAATTCTCCCTTGCTCCCCAGCTCCATCACCAGGCAGAGCTCTGATCCCTTCAGAGCAGGCCGCACCTTTCCCAGAAGTAGTCCTCCGAACCCGCACCTCAAGCGAAGGATCTGAACAGCCAAAGAGAGCCTCTATGCAGAGGGCCTCAGCACCGCCCGGTAGGCCTCCTCCACCCAGAgccactcccagccccaggtCCTCCTTAGGGAACATGCCCTCCAGCCCTCCAGCCTCTGAACCGAGTTCACCCACCAGCCCTAGGGCCTCCTTGGGGGCTGAGACTCCAAGTCCTAGGGCCTCCTTAGAGGCCTCTCCTGATCCACAGCCACCAGAGAAGCCAGCAAGAACTCCTGAGGTcggagagaaggaaaacaccgaTAATCTGAACCCAGAAGAGCTTCGTACTGCCCCAGCCTTGATGATCTGTCAG AACCAAGGTCTTCAGCTTCATGTCTCTGCGGTTCCAGAAGAGAGCAGCGTCATAGCACCCGAGCCTCAAGAAGAG GTGTCTACCATTCAAAATGCACAACTCTGA